The following nucleotide sequence is from Methylocella tundrae.
TCTGTCCGCGCGGCGGTGTCGATCCCGGTCGCCATAAAACTCAGTCCCTATTTTAGCTCGGTTGGCAATATGGCGCTGGCCCTGCAGGATGCGGGCGCCGACGCCCTCGTGCTGTTCAACCGGTTCTATCAGCCCGATCTTGATCTGGCGCAATTGCGGCTTTTGATGAATCTGACACTCAGCGATCCAGGCGAGATCCGTCTGCCTCTCCTTTGGCTCGCCATCCTCGCAGGCCGGGTGAAAGTCTCTCTCGCAGCCAGCACCGGCGTCGCCAGCGCCGACGAAGTGATGAAATATCTTCTGGTCGGAGCCGATGTGGTGATGACCACCTCGGCATTGTTGCGACATGGTCCCGGCCATATGGCCGTCTTGCTTGACGGGCTGAGAAACTGGCTCGCGTCAAGGGACTTTGATTCGCTGGAGCCTGTCAGAGGCCTCATGAGCCAGCGCAAGCTGAAGGATCCGCAGGCCCTGGAGCGCGCCAACTATATCGAGATTCTGCAGGGATATGGC
It contains:
- a CDS encoding dihydroorotate dehydrogenase-like protein — its product is MDLTTRYMGLRLKNPLVASASPLTGKLDSIRLLEDAGAAALILPSLFQEELEAEGARYATSNVPSPADYKVGPRHYLELVRRAGRAVDVPVIASLNGVTNEGWISYAKLIEEAGAKGLELNIYFIPADLAMTGQAAERRYLDILRSVRAAVSIPVAIKLSPYFSSVGNMALALQDAGADALVLFNRFYQPDLDLAQLRLLMNLTLSDPGEIRLPLLWLAILAGRVKVSLAASTGVASADEVMKYLLVGADVVMTTSALLRHGPGHMAVLLDGLRNWLASRDFDSLEPVRGLMSQRKLKDPQALERANYIEILQGYGQG